Proteins co-encoded in one Cydia strobilella chromosome 14, ilCydStro3.1, whole genome shotgun sequence genomic window:
- the LOC134747155 gene encoding alpha-(1,3)-fucosyltransferase C-like → MSQILKAVLFAAYVALLIQFLKLLRTQQKVIEIEYIGRPPGSYKKIMREIKKITVKSKSKYQYEQISVFDKTFEKPLRLPTDLRYILKWTQAMTHYSNPDFINGQRPFLDHDCPFYNCFMTNDKSLLQDPRYFDAILFDVENNWDYHPNIRALHQKYIFTASEPAGLFPVCESLYNNYYNWTWSYKLDSTIPQPFFNIYFKNGTIAGPQLKMQWLENSYSLSRHIKSKLKRKTKLAAWFVSHCKTKSKRENLVSDLNKYLEMYNFTIDIYGLCGKHACPKDDMNTCLEMLQTDYYFYLAFENSLDEDYVTEKVLNALNYYTVPIVYGGADYSRFLPPDSYIDAKKMTPAALASLMYEISKDPATYFTYFAWHHNYNYKANSLGSHLCRLCEMLNDSHQPSELRNFTQWWNTEGNCEEKVSDEW, encoded by the exons ATGTCTCAAATACTGAAGGCCGTATTATTTGCCGCTTATGTAGCGCTTCTCATACAATTCCTAAAACTTCTACGCACACAGCAGAAAGTAATCGAAATTGAATACATCGGCAGACCTCCCGGCAGTTACAAGAAGATAATGagagaaattaaaaagattACTGTGAAAAGTAAGAGCAAATATCAGTACGAGCAAATATCAGTCTTTGATAAAACCTTTGAGAAACCGCTTAGATTACCAACAGATTTAAGGTACATTTTAAAGTGGACGCAAGCTATGACTCACTACTCAAATCCGGACTTTATTAACGGACAGAGGCCATTTTTGGACCATGACTGCccattttataattgttttatgacaaACGATAAAAGCCTTCTGCAAGATCCTAGATATTTTGACGCTATATTATTCGACGTTGAAAACAATTGGGATTATCATCCGAACATCAGAGCATTGCATCAGAAGTACATCTTTACTGCTTCTGAACCAGCCGGTCTATTCCCTGTCTGCGAATCTTTATATAACAACTACTACAACTGGACATGGAGCTATAAACTTGACTCAACAATTCCCCAAccatttttcaatatttacttcaaaaacggTACAATTGCTGGACCTCAGTTAAAGATGCAGTGGCTTGAAAATTCTTACTCTCTATCGCGGCATATAAAATCGAAGCTTAAAAGGAAAACAAAGCTGGCCGCTTGGTTTGTATCACACTGCAAAACAAAAAGTAAACGGGAAAATCTTGTGTCCGACTTGAATAAATATCTAGAAATGTATAATTTCACAATAGACATTTATGGTCTGTGCGGTAAACATGCTTGTCCTAAGGATGATATGAATACCTGTTTGGAGATGTTGCAAACGGACTATTACTTTTATTTGGCATTTGAGAACTCGCTAGATGAGGATTATGTGACGGAAAAAGTGTTGAATGCGTTGAATTATTATACTGTGCCTATAGTTTACGGCGGTGCAGATTATTCTAG GTTTTTGCCACCAGACTCGTATATTGACGCGAAAAAAATGACCCCAGCGGCGCTGGCATCGCTGATGTATGAGATAAGCAAGGACCCGGCCACTTATTTCACATATTTCGC ATGGCACCATAATTACAACTACAAAGCCAACTCCCTGGGGTCACACCTCTGCCGGCTCTGCGAAATGCTGAACGACTCGCATCAGCCTTCTGAGCTTAGAAACTTCACCCAGTGGTGGAACACTGAGGGCAACTGCGAGGAGAAGGTGTCTGATGAGTGGTAA